CCCGCCCGTTTCGCCGCGCTGCGCGGGGAGGCCTGGTATCGCGAAGACCGGTTCGAGCAAGCGGCCAGCGAGTTCGCCCGCGCCGGCCGGCCGGAAGTGGCCGACAAGCTCAAGGCGCTCCAGGCCGGGCCTTATCGCATCCGCGGACCGCAGAGGACCCGCCTGGCCTTCGTACAGACCGATCCCCTGCCGCTGGTGACGCTGACCGTCAATGGCCGCGGGCCGTTCTACTTCCTGATCGACACCGGCGGCGGTGAGCTGCTGCTCGATCCCGCCATCGCGGACTCGGTCAAGGCGCCGCGCTACGGCTCACGGATGGGCACCTTCGCGGCCGACCAGAAGGCGAAGGTGGAGCTCGGGAGCGTCGACTCGGTCGGGCTCGGAGAGTTCACGGTCGAGAAGGTGCCGATCGCGATTCTCTCCACCAAGAAATTCAGCGCGGTGTCCATGGGCCGTCCCGTGGCGGGCGTCCTTGGCACCACGCTCCTCTCCCGCTTCCGCTTCACGCTCGACTATCCCGGCGGCGCGTTGATCCTGGAGCGTCGCGGGTCGATGCCCGCCTCCAGCCAGGAGATCGTCGCGGACATTCCTTTCTGGCTGGCAGGCGACCACTTCATCCTCGCGCCCGGCAGCCTTGGAACCAGCGGGCCGCTGCTGTGGTTCGTCGACACCGGGCTCGCGGGAGCCGCCTTCACCGCGCCGGCCTCGACCCTCGCCGAGGGAGGCGTGGCCCTGAAGGACACGGCGTCGTTCACCGGCGTCGGCGGCGCCGGAGCGGTCCGCGTGATTCCCTTCCCCGTCGACCGGCTGCGCCTGGGCGATATCGAGCAGAGTGGGCTGATGGCCTTTCTGGGTCCCTTCCCCGCGTCGCTCGAGCGAAGCCTGGGACCGCGCGTCGCGGGCATCATCTCCCACGTGTTCCTGAGGCCCTATCGTGTGACGTTCGACTTCGACCGCATGAAGCTGACGCTGGCCAAGCCTTCGAAGTCGTGAGCGGCTGGAAAAGGCGGACGGCCCACCCATCCCTGGGTGAGCCGCCGCAGACGAACCGGAGGTTATTTGGCCAGCCCTAGCGCGGAACCTCCAGCCCCAGCCCGGCCGCAACCAGGCGCCGATGCTGCTCGACGAGGGCCCGGGAGCCCGCGAGGTCCCGCGGGAACTCCCGACCCCGGTCGAGCAGATGCCACTCCACTTTCTGCGGGTGGAAAGCGTCGCCGAGCACGGACAGGGCATCTTCGACGTCGAAGTTCTCGCACGAGAAGATGTCGGCGTTGACGACGCGGCGGCTGGGAAACGTGTGAACGCTGATGTGGCTCTGGGCGATGAGAACGAACCCGGAGAACCCGGTCGCTCGCCTGCCCGGTGAGGCGTGACGAAACACGTAAGGCGGCATGATCCGGGTCATGCGAATGCGGTCCGGCATGCCTTCGAGGAGTTGATAGAGGCGTCCGAGGTCATCGAGCCGGGTGGCGGGGCACCCATAGGCTTGATAGAGGAGATGTGGTCCGAAACCCACCATGGGGCTGCCGTTCATTCGCTCCCTCGGTTCGGGATTCGCGACGACCTTCACCGTCAGAAGTCGGGGATTGATCGCATCAGCGACCAATCCCCCAAGGACGTGCCAGGTCCAGACAACCCGCTTACTTCTTCTTCTTCGCAGCCTTCTTCTTCGTGCCCTTCTTCTTGGCAGCCTTCTTCTTCATGGCCATTCCCGGATCACCTCCTTGCGAGTCTCTCGAAGCTCGGCGTGTCAGCTCTCGCCGGGACACTTCAGGCAGCCGCTTCCTCGCGGCCATCGGGAGCCGGCGTTCAGAGCCGGCTACGAGAAATCCCAGAGGCAGACGCCGTGCCAAGAGGTTGCAATGCGCGAGAGCCTCACCCGTAACTCATTGTCAGAACGGAGAATCTCATTCGAAGCGCAGAGCCTCGGAGGTCGCGAGGAAGCACGAATGCCGCTCCCGTCGCCGTGCTAACTGTCTAAATTGTTGGTGGTTACGGAAAAGCCACTCGGCAAGACGTTGTGGCCGCAATGTTTGGAGGGAACTGTCCACTTCCTTTGGGTATCAAGAAACTTGACGGCTGACGTCGATGATTCGCAGTCGACGAAGTTTCTCGATCAGACCCTGGCGAGAGATGCCGAGGATGCGCGCCGCGCGACTCTTGTTGCCCGCGGTGAGTCGCAGCACTTCGGCGATGTGATCGGCTTCGATCTGCGCCAGCGTCGGAAGCTCGATGGAATCGCCGTTGCTGGCCACGCTCGTCGCGGCGCGGGCGCCGAAGAACTCGCTCGGCAGGTGCTCGGATGCGAGCGTCTCGCCCTCCTCGAGCAGCACCACACGCTCGATCAGGTTTCGGAGCTCGCGCACGTTGCCAGGCCACGAATAGCCGAGCAGGCGCTCGGCCGCCTCGGGCGACACGTCCTGGAATCGCTTCTGGAACTTGCGGGCGAACTCGCGGAGGAAGTGCTGCGCGAGCACCAGCAGGTCCTCCCCGCGGTCGCGGAGCGGAGGCAGGTGGATGCTCACCACCTTGAGACGGAAGTAGAGATCGCTGCGGAACCGCCCTGCGCGGACTTCGTTCTCGACGTCCTTGTTGGTGGCGGTGACGATCCGGATGTCGACCGCGATGTCGCGCGCCCCGCCGACCCGCTTGAAGCTCCGGTTATCGATGAAGCGCAGGAGCTTGGACTGGGTGGCGAGCGGCATGTCCGCCACTTCGTCGAGGAACAAGGTCCCGCGGTCGCACAGCTCCACCAGGCCCTTCTTGGTGTCGGAGGCGTCGGTGAAGGCCCCCTTCTCGTGGCCGAACAGCTCGTTCTCCAGCAGGCTCTCGTGGAACGAGGAGCAATTGACCTCCATGAGCGGGGCCGAGGCGCGGTCGCTGCGATAATGGATGGCACGAGCGACCAGCTCCTTGCCGGTGCCGCTCTCGCCCGTGATCAGCACGGACGTCGCCTGGCTCTTGACCACCTTGTCGATCAGCTCCCGGACCTCGCGCATGGGCGCCGAGCTGCCCACGATCTCGTTGTCCGAGTACTGGCGGAAGGCTTGCCGCCGATAGAGATCGAGCTCGTTGGCCTGGCGGAAGGTCCGCGCCGCGCCCTCGACCGCGAGCACGATGTCCTCCATCTCGTAGGGCTTGCGGAGGAAGTCGCAGGCGCCGAGCTTCATGGCATCCACGGCCGACTGCACGTCACCGAAGGCGGTGAACACGATCACCTGGACCAGGGGGTCGAGCTGCCGCACCCGGCGCAGCACCGAGAGCCCGTCGGTGTCGGGCAGCCGCATGTCGAGGATCATGACGTCAGGCCTGAGGTTGGCGGCCCGCTCCAGACCCTCGGCCCCGGTGCTCGCCACCTCCACCGCGTATCCCTTCGCCCGGAGCACCTTGCTCAGCGACTTGCGGATCAGCAGCTCGTCGTCGACCACGAGGACGGAGATCTTCAACTCATTCCTCCGGCTTGCCGGACTCTTCGGCCTTGCCCGAGTCCTCGGGCTTGCCCGGCGGCTCCGCCGGGATCGGGAAGGACACGCGGAATGTCGCTCCTCCCGTCTGGTTGTTCTTGGCGGTGATCACGCCGCCGACCTCGCGGACGATCTGCACGGAGATCGGAAGGCCGAGCCCGGTCCCGGTCGAGCGGGTGGTGAAGAAGGGGTCGAAGATCTTGTCCATCGCTTCCTTCTGGATGCCGACGCCGGTATCGCTGAAGGACACGTCCACCATCGAGCGCCGGGTGCGATAACGGCGCACCCCTGTGCCGACATGCAGCTCGCCCCCCTCGGGCATGGCCTGGGTGGCGTTGAGGCAGAGGTTGAGGAACACCTGCTGGACCAGGTCGGGATCGGCATAGACCTGCGGCAAGTCGTCGGTGTAATCCTTGGCCAGGGTCACCGCCGCGTCGCGGAGCTGGAGCTCGACCATGTCCAGCGTCTTGTCGAGCACCTGGTGGAGGTCGCAGGGCTGCGGTCGCGCGGCGGGCGGCCGCGCGAACATGAGCAGCCCGGTGATGATCTGCTCGATACGGTCGAGCTCGGTGATGACGTCCTGCAGGTCCTCGCGCCGCGGGTCGGTGGGCTTGAACTTGGAGCCCACGAACTGGACCGTGGTCCGGATGCCGGTCAGCGGGTTGCGGATCTCGTGGGCCACGTAGGCCGAGAGCTCGCCGAGCGAAACCAGCCGGTCGATCTTCTTCTGGAACTCTCCGTCCTCGGTCTCCGAGATCGCCTCGGCCAGGATCACCGAGCCGATCAGCTCGCCGTCGTCCCCGCGCAGGGGCAGGGCCTCCGCCTTGAGAGTCATTTCCCGGCCTTCGGCCTCGAAGCGGAAGTCGCGGCGCTCGCGCGCCGCCCCACGCAGCCAGCGCGCGTCGGCGCCGGTGAAGATGCGGGCGGCCGGCGTCCCCACCAGGGCCTCGGGCTTGAATCCCAGCAGATCCTCGATCCAGCGGTTGGCGTAGACCACCTTGCGGTCGCGATCGAGCGCGACCACGCCTTCCTCGAGCGCGTCGAGCACGTGGGCGGGAAGGCGCGTGACGACCTCGAGCTCGGGCGTCGCCACCGGGCTCTCCGCGGGTCGTTGGAGCGTCTCGTTGCGGGTGGTCAGTGAGCCTCCTCGCGGAACCTCGAAGTCCCTCGGGTCCTTGGTAGCACAGGCGCTGCGGGCCCGCAATCATCGCGTGGCCCCGAGCGGTCGATGTGCGGTCGTTGTGCGGGCTCGCCAGGGGCTGATAGACTCCCCGGTCCCTTTCAGCCGACCCTTCCGCATCTCGGAGTCTTCGAATGCTCAAGTACCTCCGCATGGGCAGCAAGCGCACCAAGGCCATCTGGTGGGCTCTCGTGGTCGTGACCGTGTTCACCTTCGTCGGTGGCTTCATCTTCCTCTTCGGCTCCGGCCTCGACTCGGGCAGCCAGGCCCGCCAGCAGGGCGCGCTCGGCACGGTGAACGGCGAGCCGATCACCAACGTCGACTACCAGAACGCGATCGAAGAGCAGCGCCAGGGATACCGCCAGCGCTTCAACGCCGACCCCACCGAGCAGGAGATGCCCATGATCGAGGCCAACGCGTGGCGCGGCCTCGTGAACCAGCACCTGCTGACCGAGAAGGCGAAGAAGCTCGGCCTCGGCGCCACCGATCGCGAGGTGGTGCTGACGCTGCAGGCTGCTCCGCCCAACGTGCTGGTGGGGTTGCCCGAATTCCAGACCGACGGCAAGTTCGACCCCAACAAGTACGGAGCGGCGCTTCGCAATCCCAGCCTCAACTGGGCGCCCTTCGAGGAGATGGTCCGGCGCCAGCTGCCGGTGCGGAAGATCCAGGAGCGGATGATCGCCTCCATCAAGCTCTCGCAGCCGGAGCTGCAGGAGTCCTATCACCAGCGCTTCGACAAGGCGGTGCTGACCCTGGTCTCGGTCCCACCGGTCACCGAAGCGCCGGTCAAGCCGCCCACGCAGGCCGAATTGGATCGCGTCTACCAGGAGGAGATCGGCCTGTTCAACGCGCCGGAGCGCGTGCAACTCGAGATCCTCGCGATGCCGAAGCGCTACTCGGAGGATGAGATCCGGGTGGCGCGCGAGCAGGCGCAGAGCCTCGCCGACCGCGCGCGTCGCGGAGAAGACTTCGCCCAGCTCGCCAAGGATTACTCCGAGGGTCCGGCGGCCGATCAGGGCGGCGAGCTTGGCCGCAACTTCCAGGCCAACGAGTTCGGTCCCGAGCTGGGCCCCAAGCTGGCCGCGATGGCGAAGGGAGACGTCAGCGATCCGATCTCCGAGCCGGGGCGCTTCCTCGTGATCAAGTGCCTCGACCGCGTGCCCGACCCGGCCTCACCGACGCCGAGCCTCAAGCTGGCGCAGATCATGATCACGGTTCGCGCCAGCGAGCAGTCGGTCCAGGACCAGATGGACGAGCTGCGCAAGATGCGCGAGCGGGCCACGAAGCAAGGTCTCGCCAAGGTGGCCACGGAGAAGGGCACCGCCACCACCCGCACCCCGTTCTTCCCGTTCGGGGCCACGCCTCCGCAGCTCTATCAAGCTCCGGAGCTGGCGGACTGGGCGTTCAGCGCCAAGAAGGGCGAAGTGAGCTCGATCGTCGCCACGCCCGACGGTTACCTGATCGCTCAAATGGCCGAGCACCGCGAGGCGGGGCCGGCGCCCAAGGCGGACGTGGTCGAGCAGCTCAGGCAGCTGGCCGAGGCCAAGGCCCGCACCCAGGCGGCTCGCCCGCGCGCCGATCAGATCGCGCGCGCGGTCGCGGGCGGGATGTCGCTCGAAGCGGCGGCGCAGGCCGCGGGCCTCCTCGCGACGCCGGTGACCGACATGTCGAGGGCTCAGCCCGACCCGCGGATGGCGTCATCCCCCGAGGCGGTGGGCGCGGTGTTCGGAGCGCCGATCGGAAAAGTCGTCGGACCGGTGGAGACGCAGATGGGGTGGCTCTTGTTCCGCGTCGACTCGCGGGTCGAAGCCGACTCGGTCGCGTTCGAGCAGCTCAAGGGCCAGGTGACCACCGAGATCCTTCAGCGCAAGCAGAACGACTTCATGCAGTCGTGGCTGGCCGAGCTCCGGCGCGGCGCCAAGATCCGGGACCTGCGCGTCCAATAAGGCCGTCCACGCGGCCGTCGCTCAGCTGGCGGGCTTCTGTCCCTTGTCCGCGTCTGCGGGCGGCTCGTCGCGCTGGATCTCGTCCGTGATCTCGCGCTGCGCCTTGCGGAACTCGCGCATGGCCTGACCGAGCCCGCGCGCCATCTTGGGAATCTGGCTCGGCCCGAAGATCAGCAGGATGATGAGGAACAGCAACCCGATTTCCTGACCGCCCATTCCGAACACGTCGAGACCTCCTTCGGTTCACTCCACGCGCAGCCGGCTCCGGTCGTTCCCGATCACCACCGTCACTTCCGCGAGATCGGACGTCCAGGCCTGGCGAACGATCGGCGGATTCCCCAGGTAGCGGGCCACCGCCTTCGCCGGCGCCTGGTCGTCACGCCGCGCCACCACCAGGCTCGCCCCGTAGTCGGATCGGTCGGCGTTGCCGACTTCGACCACCTGGAAGCCTCCGTCGCGCAGCCGGTGCGCCACTCGCGCCCCGATGCCGCCCTCCCGCGTTCCGTTCAGCACCTGCACGCGGATGAGCCGGCCTTCGGCACCGCCGGCGCGAGTCTCCGCCTTCGGCCGGAAGGCGGCATAGCCCCAGGATAGTACCAGCGCCGACACCATGACGCCGAGCGCCCAGACGAGCATGCGCGCCGGATCAACGCGACGACGGGCGGGCACGGGTGCCGCGGCCTCCTTCGATCCTGGACAGGGCGCGCCGCAGACGAGTCCAGGTCTCTCCCAGGGACTCGGGGAGGACCCGGGTGGCGCCGATGACGGGCATGAAGTTGGTGTCTCCGTTCCAGCGCGGGACGAGATGGAAGTGAAGATGACCGGGGAACCCCGCTCCGGCGACGCGCCCGAGGTTGGCGCCGACGTTGAGCCCATGAGGCCGGTACTCGGCCAGCAGCGCCTTCTCGGCGATCGCGAGCAGATCGAAGACGTCGGCGCGCTCGGCGGCGCGCAGACCCGAGACCCGGCCGGTGTGGCGCGCCACCGCGACCATGAGATGTCCAGGGTTGTACGGATAGCGGTTGAGCATCAGCAGCGCGTCGGCGCGGCGCGCCAGCACGAGGTCGCGGCGATCCGCCTTGCCCTTCATGACCCGGCAGAAGAGACACCCGGGAACGTTCCGCGAAGAGCGGATGAAGCGCATGCGCCAGGGCGCCCACAATTGGTCCATCAGGCTTCCTCGTGGAGCGAAGCGGTGCGCTGGATCTCGGCGTGGATCTTCTCGGCCTCCTCGAGCTGGTCGACGGTATTGATCCCGAGCAGCTCGCGATAGTCAGGGCCGACCACCGCTCGCGCTCTTCGCCCCGCGGCGATCAGCAGCCGCACCGTATCGGTGAGGTAGTACTCGCCCTGGGCGTTGTGCGCGGTGAGCCGGCTCAGCACCTGCGCGAGCGCGGCATAGTCGAAGGCGTACACCGCCGAGTTGATCTCATCGATGCGCTTCTGGTCGGGCGTCGCGTCGCGCTCCTCGATGATGCCCACCACGTCTCCCCGGGCGTCCCGGATCACCCTTCCGTAGCCCTTCGGATCGGGCACGTGCGTGGTGAGGACGGTGACCGCGGCCTGGTCCTCACGATGACGCTCGAGCAGGTCGTGGAGCGTGGCCGCCCGCAGCAGCGGCGTGTCGCCGCAGACC
The Candidatus Eisenbacteria bacterium genome window above contains:
- a CDS encoding sigma-54 dependent transcriptional regulator encodes the protein MKISVLVVDDELLIRKSLSKVLRAKGYAVEVASTGAEGLERAANLRPDVMILDMRLPDTDGLSVLRRVRQLDPLVQVIVFTAFGDVQSAVDAMKLGACDFLRKPYEMEDIVLAVEGAARTFRQANELDLYRRQAFRQYSDNEIVGSSAPMREVRELIDKVVKSQATSVLITGESGTGKELVARAIHYRSDRASAPLMEVNCSSFHESLLENELFGHEKGAFTDASDTKKGLVELCDRGTLFLDEVADMPLATQSKLLRFIDNRSFKRVGGARDIAVDIRIVTATNKDVENEVRAGRFRSDLYFRLKVVSIHLPPLRDRGEDLLVLAQHFLREFARKFQKRFQDVSPEAAERLLGYSWPGNVRELRNLIERVVLLEEGETLASEHLPSEFFGARAATSVASNGDSIELPTLAQIEADHIAEVLRLTAGNKSRAARILGISRQGLIEKLRRLRIIDVSRQVS
- a CDS encoding peptidyl-prolyl cis-trans isomerase → MLKYLRMGSKRTKAIWWALVVVTVFTFVGGFIFLFGSGLDSGSQARQQGALGTVNGEPITNVDYQNAIEEQRQGYRQRFNADPTEQEMPMIEANAWRGLVNQHLLTEKAKKLGLGATDREVVLTLQAAPPNVLVGLPEFQTDGKFDPNKYGAALRNPSLNWAPFEEMVRRQLPVRKIQERMIASIKLSQPELQESYHQRFDKAVLTLVSVPPVTEAPVKPPTQAELDRVYQEEIGLFNAPERVQLEILAMPKRYSEDEIRVAREQAQSLADRARRGEDFAQLAKDYSEGPAADQGGELGRNFQANEFGPELGPKLAAMAKGDVSDPISEPGRFLVIKCLDRVPDPASPTPSLKLAQIMITVRASEQSVQDQMDELRKMRERATKQGLAKVATEKGTATTRTPFFPFGATPPQLYQAPELADWAFSAKKGEVSSIVATPDGYLIAQMAEHREAGPAPKADVVEQLRQLAEAKARTQAARPRADQIARAVAGGMSLEAAAQAAGLLATPVTDMSRAQPDPRMASSPEAVGAVFGAPIGKVVGPVETQMGWLLFRVDSRVEADSVAFEQLKGQVTTEILQRKQNDFMQSWLAELRRGAKIRDLRVQ
- a CDS encoding LytR C-terminal domain-containing protein; translated protein: MPARRRVDPARMLVWALGVMVSALVLSWGYAAFRPKAETRAGGAEGRLIRVQVLNGTREGGIGARVAHRLRDGGFQVVEVGNADRSDYGASLVVARRDDQAPAKAVARYLGNPPIVRQAWTSDLAEVTVVIGNDRSRLRVE
- a CDS encoding HIT domain-containing protein; the protein is MDQLWAPWRMRFIRSSRNVPGCLFCRVMKGKADRRDLVLARRADALLMLNRYPYNPGHLMVAVARHTGRVSGLRAAERADVFDLLAIAEKALLAEYRPHGLNVGANLGRVAGAGFPGHLHFHLVPRWNGDTNFMPVIGATRVLPESLGETWTRLRRALSRIEGGRGTRARPSSR
- a CDS encoding S-adenosylmethionine decarboxylase — encoded protein: MNGSPMVGFGPHLLYQAYGCPATRLDDLGRLYQLLEGMPDRIRMTRIMPPYVFRHASPGRRATGFSGFVLIAQSHISVHTFPSRRVVNADIFSCENFDVEDALSVLGDAFHPQKVEWHLLDRGREFPRDLAGSRALVEQHRRLVAAGLGLEVPR
- a CDS encoding ATP-binding protein, yielding MATPELEVVTRLPAHVLDALEEGVVALDRDRKVVYANRWIEDLLGFKPEALVGTPAARIFTGADARWLRGAARERRDFRFEAEGREMTLKAEALPLRGDDGELIGSVILAEAISETEDGEFQKKIDRLVSLGELSAYVAHEIRNPLTGIRTTVQFVGSKFKPTDPRREDLQDVITELDRIEQIITGLLMFARPPAARPQPCDLHQVLDKTLDMVELQLRDAAVTLAKDYTDDLPQVYADPDLVQQVFLNLCLNATQAMPEGGELHVGTGVRRYRTRRSMVDVSFSDTGVGIQKEAMDKIFDPFFTTRSTGTGLGLPISVQIVREVGGVITAKNNQTGGATFRVSFPIPAEPPGKPEDSGKAEESGKPEE
- a CDS encoding aspartyl protease family protein; the protein is MKRMPGRLMRVTIAAMAAASATSAPVQAAPSAESLFVAGRFESSDTAWAKRLKASPKDTLALLRRAQIALFRNATAEAREYADAAEKAGAQPARFAALRGEAWYREDRFEQAASEFARAGRPEVADKLKALQAGPYRIRGPQRTRLAFVQTDPLPLVTLTVNGRGPFYFLIDTGGGELLLDPAIADSVKAPRYGSRMGTFAADQKAKVELGSVDSVGLGEFTVEKVPIAILSTKKFSAVSMGRPVAGVLGTTLLSRFRFTLDYPGGALILERRGSMPASSQEIVADIPFWLAGDHFILAPGSLGTSGPLLWFVDTGLAGAAFTAPASTLAEGGVALKDTASFTGVGGAGAVRVIPFPVDRLRLGDIEQSGLMAFLGPFPASLERSLGPRVAGIISHVFLRPYRVTFDFDRMKLTLAKPSKS
- a CDS encoding NTP transferase domain-containing protein, with amino-acid sequence MTRYHHEDCTALVLAAGQGTRMNSDRAKVLHEMSGAPLLAHVLAALEQLGVGRTLVVIGHQAERVREAFEGAGVEWVLQAEQRGTGHAVLMAGPMLQDFQGTLLVVCGDTPLLRAATLHDLLERHREDQAAVTVLTTHVPDPKGYGRVIRDARGDVVGIIEERDATPDQKRIDEINSAVYAFDYAALAQVLSRLTAHNAQGEYYLTDTVRLLIAAGRRARAVVGPDYRELLGINTVDQLEEAEKIHAEIQRTASLHEEA
- a CDS encoding twin-arginine translocase TatA/TatE family subunit, which codes for MGGQEIGLLFLIILLIFGPSQIPKMARGLGQAMREFRKAQREITDEIQRDEPPADADKGQKPAS